One stretch of Emys orbicularis isolate rEmyOrb1 chromosome 5, rEmyOrb1.hap1, whole genome shotgun sequence DNA includes these proteins:
- the TNIP2 gene encoding TNFAIP3-interacting protein 2 isoform X1 — MQLGGLLFTLLEEEKWPRGDLCSLCPTMCSVNEDSSTDPLVARCRQLEETVETLHLENKNLKSKVPRYKAICNLYYESGQQLKHLQQQLSAKEAMIGELRASVAKYQAAQLGAAQEEEQQPSPPGGKFVEPAKSLVESLIDQLGQMKQQLKDSERISAQKVETLSQEVQKLNRQLEEKDRDIQQIISQPQYEKEREILRLQRSLEEREKVQATSEVLCRSLTDETHQLQRRLASTAEMCQQLAKCLEEKRKDRGYLEEHIQTERSNQLQFSENKTSPQTIICQLQEENRKLQQKVFHVEDLNTKWQAYDASREEYVKRLHLQLKELKSQPEQQRNSELMQKEISRLNKLLEEKMNECIKVKRELEDVKKATDGDRERVQMLEQQVLVYKDDFTSERADRERAQSKIQELQAEVACLQHQLTRRQESRETTGHVRVHTGNQNHRVYVQTNVEHLLGNSQVQSGVRRTGSQSEQPATRTDSGSSGSERRGQGELQCPHCMRFFNDELSDEFLRHVAECCQ; from the exons ATGCAGCTGGGGGGGTTATTGTTCACCCTGCTGGAGGAAGAGAAGTGGCCGCGGGGTGATCTGTGCTCTCTTTGCCCCACCATGTGCTCAGTGAACGAGGACAGCAGCACGGACCCCCTGGTAGCCcggtgcaggcagctggaggagACCGTGGAGACGCTGCACCTGGAGAACAAGAACCTAAAGAGCAAAGTGCCTCGGTACAAAGCCATCTGCAACCTGTATTATGAGTCCGGGCAGCAGCTGAAGCACCTTCAACAGCAGCTCTCCGCCAAGGAGGCGATGATCGGGGAGCTGAGGGCGAGCGTGGCCAAGTACCAGGCTGCCCAACTGGGAGCAGCacaggaagaggagcagcagccaTCGCCACCTGGGGGAAAGTTTGTTGAACCTGCTAAATCTCTAGTGGAAAGTTTAATAGATCAGCTTGGCCAAATGAAGCAGCAGCTTAAAGACAGCGAGAGAATTTCAGCACAGAAGGTGGAAACTTTGAGCCAG GAAGTGCAGAAGCTGAATCGGCAACTAGAAGAAAAAGACAGAGATATACAGCAGATAATAAGCCAGCCACAgtatgaaaaagagagagaaatcttaCGACTCCAGAGAagcttggaagagagagagaaagtccaGGCCACAAGTGAAGTACTGTGTCGTTCACTCACTGATGAAACTCACCAACTTCAACGTAGATTGGCATCCACAGCAGAAATGTGTCAGCAGCTGGCAAAATGtctagaagaaaagagaaaagacaGAGGGTATTTAGAGGAGCATATTCAGACTGAAAGATCCAATCAG CTACAATTTTCAGAGAATAAAACTTCACCTCAAACAATTATTTGCCAACTACAGGAGGAAAACAGGAAGTTACAACAAAAAGTGTTTCAT GTGGAAGACTTAAATACAAAGTGGCAGGCATATGATGCTAGTAGAGAAGAATATGTGAAACGACTCCACCTGCAGCTGAAAGAACTGAAGTCTCAACCCGAACAACAAAGAAATTCAGAGCTGATGCAGAAGGAGATTTCTCGGTTGAACAAATTACTGGAAGAAAAAATGAATGAATGCATTAAAGTAAAGCGAGAGTTAGAGGATGTGAAGAAGGCTACAGATGGAGATCGTGAACGTGTACAAATGCTGGAGCAACAG GTCCTTGTTTACAAGGATGATTTCACGTCTGAAAGAGCAGATCGAGAGCGTGCACAAAGTAAAATACAGGAACTTCAGGCAGAAGTTGCTTGTCTACAGCACCAGCTAACCAGGAGACAG GAATCAAGAGAGACAACTGGTCATGTTAGAGTTCACACTGGGAACCAAAATCATCGTGTGTATGTACAGACAAATGTTGAACATCTACTGGGCAACAGCCAAGTCCAGTCAGGAGTGAGGAGAACAGGTTCACAATCTGAACAACCTGCTACACGCACAGACAGTGGGAGTTCAGGATCAGAGAGAAGAGGACAGGGTGAACTTCAGTGCCCTCATTGCATGAGGTTCTTCAATGATGAACTCAGTGATGAATTTCTCAGACATGTTGCTGAATGTTGTCAATAA
- the TNIP2 gene encoding TNFAIP3-interacting protein 2 isoform X2, with protein sequence MCSVNEDSSTDPLVARCRQLEETVETLHLENKNLKSKVPRYKAICNLYYESGQQLKHLQQQLSAKEAMIGELRASVAKYQAAQLGAAQEEEQQPSPPGGKFVEPAKSLVESLIDQLGQMKQQLKDSERISAQKVETLSQEVQKLNRQLEEKDRDIQQIISQPQYEKEREILRLQRSLEEREKVQATSEVLCRSLTDETHQLQRRLASTAEMCQQLAKCLEEKRKDRGYLEEHIQTERSNQLQFSENKTSPQTIICQLQEENRKLQQKVFHVEDLNTKWQAYDASREEYVKRLHLQLKELKSQPEQQRNSELMQKEISRLNKLLEEKMNECIKVKRELEDVKKATDGDRERVQMLEQQVLVYKDDFTSERADRERAQSKIQELQAEVACLQHQLTRRQVKKSRKESRETTGHVRVHTGNQNHRVYVQTNVEHLLGNSQVQSGVRRTGSQSEQPATRTDSGSSGSERRGQGELQCPHCMRFFNDELSDEFLRHVAECCQ encoded by the exons ATGTGCTCAGTGAACGAGGACAGCAGCACGGACCCCCTGGTAGCCcggtgcaggcagctggaggagACCGTGGAGACGCTGCACCTGGAGAACAAGAACCTAAAGAGCAAAGTGCCTCGGTACAAAGCCATCTGCAACCTGTATTATGAGTCCGGGCAGCAGCTGAAGCACCTTCAACAGCAGCTCTCCGCCAAGGAGGCGATGATCGGGGAGCTGAGGGCGAGCGTGGCCAAGTACCAGGCTGCCCAACTGGGAGCAGCacaggaagaggagcagcagccaTCGCCACCTGGGGGAAAGTTTGTTGAACCTGCTAAATCTCTAGTGGAAAGTTTAATAGATCAGCTTGGCCAAATGAAGCAGCAGCTTAAAGACAGCGAGAGAATTTCAGCACAGAAGGTGGAAACTTTGAGCCAG GAAGTGCAGAAGCTGAATCGGCAACTAGAAGAAAAAGACAGAGATATACAGCAGATAATAAGCCAGCCACAgtatgaaaaagagagagaaatcttaCGACTCCAGAGAagcttggaagagagagagaaagtccaGGCCACAAGTGAAGTACTGTGTCGTTCACTCACTGATGAAACTCACCAACTTCAACGTAGATTGGCATCCACAGCAGAAATGTGTCAGCAGCTGGCAAAATGtctagaagaaaagagaaaagacaGAGGGTATTTAGAGGAGCATATTCAGACTGAAAGATCCAATCAG CTACAATTTTCAGAGAATAAAACTTCACCTCAAACAATTATTTGCCAACTACAGGAGGAAAACAGGAAGTTACAACAAAAAGTGTTTCAT GTGGAAGACTTAAATACAAAGTGGCAGGCATATGATGCTAGTAGAGAAGAATATGTGAAACGACTCCACCTGCAGCTGAAAGAACTGAAGTCTCAACCCGAACAACAAAGAAATTCAGAGCTGATGCAGAAGGAGATTTCTCGGTTGAACAAATTACTGGAAGAAAAAATGAATGAATGCATTAAAGTAAAGCGAGAGTTAGAGGATGTGAAGAAGGCTACAGATGGAGATCGTGAACGTGTACAAATGCTGGAGCAACAG GTCCTTGTTTACAAGGATGATTTCACGTCTGAAAGAGCAGATCGAGAGCGTGCACAAAGTAAAATACAGGAACTTCAGGCAGAAGTTGCTTGTCTACAGCACCAGCTAACCAGGAGACAGGTAAAGAAATCTAGAAAA GAATCAAGAGAGACAACTGGTCATGTTAGAGTTCACACTGGGAACCAAAATCATCGTGTGTATGTACAGACAAATGTTGAACATCTACTGGGCAACAGCCAAGTCCAGTCAGGAGTGAGGAGAACAGGTTCACAATCTGAACAACCTGCTACACGCACAGACAGTGGGAGTTCAGGATCAGAGAGAAGAGGACAGGGTGAACTTCAGTGCCCTCATTGCATGAGGTTCTTCAATGATGAACTCAGTGATGAATTTCTCAGACATGTTGCTGAATGTTGTCAATAA